Proteins from a genomic interval of Tautonia rosea:
- a CDS encoding 6-phosphofructokinase — MKRIGILTAGGDTPALNATIAGAVTRANQLRIEIFGLIKGYGGLLNPEVPHVHLNPLFQSIPELDPARGGTILGASRDYVSANDRVMIERVVHRLNRLGIEGLVCIGGDGTLNGMQALCDYLPVVLAPKTIDNDLGLNYPDEPYEFVREPDPNNAVGFRYSKQPGRPFELEEMVNFATPGYATSVFVSVQNVLRIRTTAESHRRIAIIEVMGRDCGMIALGTAFGQPDMILVPEVAVDPEAVVARVTEILDRQKHALICVSEGIKDAQGNNFGAVRQVKDPAGNLQYSGAAEAVKQILVDHLGDAFFTRKRRNESADAAIFCRKIGHTQRGGRPILFDRFQASQLGGEAVDLLVDGRHNHIATLQYRNGGFVHEGIDANRLRDRWGVIHARPLSGCFYDEKRFQPSAKGVSYLQAIFSEALGSEDLESQRPLFDSGHLVRPYDSVNFHISKRIRRLDPDVER; from the coding sequence ATGAAACGCATCGGGATCTTGACCGCGGGAGGGGATACCCCTGCCCTCAATGCGACGATTGCAGGTGCGGTGACCCGCGCCAATCAACTCCGCATCGAAATCTTTGGGTTGATCAAAGGCTATGGGGGCCTGCTCAACCCTGAAGTACCCCACGTTCACCTCAATCCTTTGTTCCAGAGCATTCCGGAACTGGACCCGGCTCGGGGAGGCACGATTCTTGGGGCATCGCGCGATTACGTCTCGGCCAACGATCGGGTGATGATCGAGCGTGTCGTCCACCGCCTGAATCGCCTCGGGATCGAAGGGCTCGTCTGCATCGGCGGTGATGGCACGCTCAACGGCATGCAAGCCCTTTGCGACTACCTTCCCGTGGTCCTGGCACCGAAGACGATCGACAACGACCTCGGTCTGAACTACCCGGACGAACCGTACGAATTTGTTCGGGAGCCCGACCCCAACAACGCCGTCGGGTTCCGTTACTCGAAGCAGCCGGGGCGCCCCTTTGAGTTAGAGGAGATGGTCAACTTTGCCACGCCAGGCTACGCCACCTCTGTCTTCGTCTCGGTTCAGAACGTGCTCCGGATCCGAACCACCGCCGAAAGCCACCGACGCATCGCGATCATCGAAGTCATGGGCCGGGATTGTGGCATGATCGCCCTCGGAACCGCCTTTGGCCAGCCAGACATGATCCTGGTCCCCGAGGTTGCCGTCGATCCCGAAGCCGTGGTGGCCCGCGTCACCGAGATCCTCGATCGTCAGAAACACGCCTTGATCTGCGTTTCCGAAGGCATCAAGGACGCACAGGGAAACAATTTTGGAGCCGTCCGCCAGGTGAAAGACCCGGCAGGCAACCTGCAGTACTCAGGAGCAGCCGAGGCCGTCAAGCAGATCCTCGTCGATCATCTGGGAGACGCTTTCTTCACCCGAAAGCGTCGCAACGAAAGCGCCGATGCGGCGATTTTCTGCCGGAAAATCGGCCACACCCAGCGCGGTGGGCGACCGATCCTCTTTGATCGCTTTCAGGCGTCGCAACTCGGCGGTGAAGCCGTCGATCTTCTCGTCGACGGCCGCCATAACCATATTGCCACCCTCCAATATCGCAACGGAGGCTTCGTTCATGAAGGAATCGACGCGAACCGCCTTCGAGATCGTTGGGGAGTAATCCACGCTCGGCCCCTCTCCGGATGCTTTTACGACGAAAAACGATTCCAGCCCTCGGCCAAAGGGGTCTCCTATCTTCAGGCCATTTTCTCCGAAGCGCTCGGTTCCGAAGACCTGGAAAGTCAGCGTCCCCTGTTCGACTCCGGGCACCTGGTTCGCCCTTACGATTCGGTCAACTTCCACATCAGTAAACGCATCCGGCGCCTGGATCCTGATGTCGAGAGATGA
- a CDS encoding RNA-binding S4 domain-containing protein → MNEIPVGDRPINLTQVLKRIGWVDNGGQAKALIAEGLVRVNGEVEFRKRRQMVVGDSVQLDIDEPPPPIRLV, encoded by the coding sequence ATGAACGAAATCCCCGTCGGTGATCGACCGATCAACCTGACTCAGGTCCTCAAGCGTATCGGTTGGGTCGACAACGGCGGTCAGGCCAAGGCCCTGATCGCCGAGGGCCTGGTTCGAGTCAATGGCGAGGTCGAATTCCGCAAACGTCGCCAGATGGTGGTCGGCGACTCGGTCCAGCTCGACATTGATGAGCCCCCCCCACCGATTCGCCTGGTCTGA
- a CDS encoding CvpA family protein has product MTPYDMAMVAVIVAGMIWGAWRGITWQLASILSLGLGYAVAVPVSAQLAPQFPGQPIVARALAMLVLYVAVSAGVFGVAWSIRATLRRLKFEAYDRHLGMLLGGIEGAILGIVATVFVVSLAPQSRTPILTSRAGQAVDHTLKLAQPALPDELRTILQPYWDALDRGTPQDVMPNWEMATDASQDQPGREVLRLDPKSDPDLLRSMFDRAGAEAGKAFADQLQGDWSGASGPSHERNPRR; this is encoded by the coding sequence ATGACGCCTTACGATATGGCCATGGTGGCGGTGATCGTCGCTGGGATGATCTGGGGAGCCTGGCGAGGGATTACCTGGCAACTGGCAAGCATCCTCTCCCTTGGGCTCGGCTATGCGGTCGCCGTGCCCGTGTCGGCGCAACTTGCCCCTCAGTTTCCAGGGCAACCGATTGTTGCTCGGGCGCTGGCGATGCTCGTGCTTTACGTCGCGGTTTCGGCCGGCGTGTTTGGAGTCGCCTGGTCAATCCGGGCGACCTTAAGGCGTTTGAAATTTGAAGCGTACGACCGACATCTCGGCATGCTGCTTGGAGGAATCGAGGGGGCGATTCTTGGGATCGTGGCAACGGTCTTTGTCGTCAGCCTCGCCCCGCAGAGCCGGACTCCGATATTGACCAGTCGCGCTGGCCAGGCAGTCGACCACACCTTGAAACTTGCCCAACCAGCCCTACCAGACGAACTCCGGACCATCCTTCAACCCTATTGGGATGCGCTCGACCGTGGAACCCCTCAGGATGTGATGCCGAACTGGGAGATGGCAACTGACGCCTCTCAAGATCAACCCGGTCGTGAGGTCCTGCGTCTTGATCCCAAGAGTGATCCGGACCTGCTGCGGAGCATGTTCGATCGGGCCGGAGCAGAAGCCGGGAAGGCATTCGCCGATCAGTTGCAAGGCGACTGGAGTGGAGCATCGGGCCCTAGCCATGAACGAAATCCCCGTCGGTGA
- a CDS encoding SDR family oxidoreductase, translating to MKAIVIGGSGQIGGWLLRHLADRGSDAVGTFATVAYPGLYPLKASDREAAASWLRQQAPDVVFYPAGFTWVDGCEHDPATARASNLEEPLNLARVTADIGGRFVYFSTDYVFRGVNGPDSEESPPDPPNVYGTAKLDAERAIAGELGDRALIVRTSWVYGPERQGKNFAYQVIRRLIAGEPVMVPSDQRSSPSYGPDVALAAIRLVEDGHSGLFHVAGPEVLSRPDFARAIAKGFGFDLEPIGSKPTAELGQGAPRPLQGGLLTPRLDAVLPGLMRPVSTSIDDFLRRLNHDDGWNDPRVISSA from the coding sequence ATGAAGGCGATTGTCATTGGCGGCTCGGGTCAGATCGGCGGCTGGCTGCTCCGGCACCTGGCCGATCGCGGCAGCGATGCGGTGGGCACCTTTGCCACGGTCGCCTACCCGGGCCTCTACCCGCTGAAGGCCTCGGACCGAGAGGCGGCGGCGTCTTGGCTCCGCCAACAGGCTCCGGATGTCGTCTTCTACCCGGCCGGGTTTACCTGGGTTGATGGTTGCGAACACGACCCGGCCACGGCCCGGGCGTCGAACCTGGAAGAACCGCTCAATCTGGCTCGGGTCACGGCGGATATTGGGGGCCGGTTCGTCTACTTTTCCACGGATTACGTTTTCCGAGGCGTCAACGGGCCGGATTCCGAGGAATCTCCCCCCGATCCTCCCAACGTCTACGGCACAGCCAAGCTTGACGCAGAACGTGCGATTGCCGGGGAACTGGGAGATCGCGCCCTCATCGTCCGGACCAGTTGGGTCTACGGGCCGGAACGGCAGGGGAAGAACTTCGCCTATCAGGTCATCCGACGTCTGATTGCGGGCGAGCCCGTGATGGTTCCCTCGGATCAGCGATCCAGCCCAAGCTACGGCCCTGACGTTGCACTGGCCGCGATTCGACTGGTCGAGGATGGTCACTCTGGCCTCTTCCATGTGGCTGGGCCCGAGGTTCTCAGCCGCCCCGACTTCGCCAGGGCAATTGCCAAGGGGTTTGGATTCGACCTGGAGCCGATTGGCTCCAAGCCCACCGCGGAGTTGGGTCAAGGTGCCCCGCGCCCCTTGCAAGGAGGGCTGTTGACCCCTCGACTCGATGCGGTCCTCCCCGGCCTGATGCGTCCCGTCTCGACCTCCATCGACGATTTTCTTCGACGCCTCAACCACGATGACGGCTGGAACGATCCGAGAGTCATTTCCTCGGCGTGA
- a CDS encoding inorganic diphosphatase translates to MLHPWHDVTPGEDLPMVFNAIVEIPTGANIKYELDKRTGLLRMDRVLYSAVYYPANYGFIPQTYAEDDDPLDVLVLCQESLAPMTLVTARAIGLMTMIDSGKKDHKILAVAVGDPEFNSFREADELPPHRLQMLRRFFQDYKYLEGKAVEVDEFQPAATTSPIIEDSLQRYSFLRRKGFRS, encoded by the coding sequence ATGCTCCACCCCTGGCACGACGTGACCCCAGGCGAAGATCTGCCCATGGTCTTCAACGCCATCGTCGAGATTCCGACGGGGGCGAACATCAAATACGAACTGGACAAGCGCACGGGCTTGCTCCGCATGGACCGGGTGCTTTACTCGGCCGTCTATTATCCCGCGAATTATGGCTTCATCCCCCAAACGTACGCCGAGGATGACGATCCGCTCGACGTCCTGGTGCTCTGCCAGGAGTCTCTGGCGCCGATGACCCTGGTCACCGCCCGAGCCATCGGATTAATGACGATGATCGATTCGGGCAAGAAAGATCACAAGATTCTTGCCGTGGCCGTCGGAGATCCTGAATTCAATAGCTTCCGAGAGGCCGATGAACTGCCTCCCCACCGGCTTCAGATGCTCCGTCGGTTCTTCCAGGACTACAAGTACCTGGAGGGCAAAGCTGTCGAGGTCGATGAATTTCAGCCGGCGGCGACCACTTCTCCCATCATCGAGGACTCGCTCCAGCGTTATAGCTTCCTGCGACGCAAAGGGTTCCGATCGTAA